CAGCAGGTGCTCTGACTCCAGCGGGACTCACCCGCAAGGAGCTGATCTGGCTCGTAAAAGGAGCAGGACGTGTTCCAGTTGAACGGGATACATTCTATAACGAGATTGAAGTATTTGAATAAGATCAGTTGACTCTCCCATTACTGCACTTCTTAATTATTAACGGATCAGTTCCCGAGCAGGGGCTGATCCTTACTTATGCACGAATGCCAGCCCATACAATAACAACAAAGACGACGTTACCCATAATATTGGACTGTCGATTCTATATTTTGTATAACCAGACAACAGACAGCTTCTTTTTATGTGGGTGCACATCAGGAAAGGAAGTTATTTCGCTATGAAGAATATTGTTGTACTTGGAGGCGGCTACGGCGGCCTCACCATTGTTAAACACTTAATTGAAGGTGCATTGCCGAAGGATGTCCATATCACGCTGGTCGACCGCATGCCTTTTCAGGGTCTGAAGACAGAATACTATGCACTGGCAGCCGGAACCGTGTCTGATTATGATCTTCGGGTACAGTACCCGGTTCACCATCAATTAGAATATCGATATGGCGAAGTGACGAGCATTGATCTGGATGCAAAATCCATCTCCCTTCAAAATGAAGAAATGATTGAATATGATCAGCTCGTCATCGGCCTTGGCTGCACCGATCGGTTCCATGGCACTCCAGGTGCCGAGGAACATAGCTGCACAATACAAAGCTTCAAGAGCACTCGTGAAACGTATATGCGTCTAAGCGAGCTCAAGCCTTACGCCAATGTTCATATTGTGGGCGGTGGACTCAGCGGAGTTGAAATGGCAGCGGAAATAAGAGAAAGCCGTGCAGACCTGAACGTAACCATCCTGGATCGCGGTGAGCGTGTTCTCTCTGCATTTCCACAGCGACTATCTGCTTACGTGGGTGAGTGGTTCAGTGAGCACCAGGTAGAGATCAAGAATCATATTTCTGTCTCCCGTGTTGAGCCTGGCTCAATCTATAATCGAGATGAGGAAATTATGACTGATGCCATCGTGTGGACGGCAGGAATTCAACCTGTACAATTGGTACAGGATCTGCCTGTTGAGAAAGATCCAAGCGGTCGTGTGAAATTGAACGAGTACTACCAGATTCCTGAATACAAAGAAGTCTATGTTGTCGGAGACTGTGCGAGCCTTCCTTTTGCCCCAAGCGCCCAAGCAGCTGAAGTGCAAGGTGAGCAAATTGCGCATGTCATTTCTGCTCTTCTAAGAAACGAAGAGCCCAAAATCGAGGTCCTTCGCCTAAGAGGCACACTAGGTGCTTTAGGCAAAAAGGCCGGATTTGGGCTCATGGGTAAGACCTCCATGATGGGGCGTGTTCCGCGTATTCTGAAGAGCGGTGTTCTCTGGATGTCTAAGCGTCATCTTGGCTAGCTTGCGCCAAGCGAATTAACTCATATATCCAAGTCATCCCATGCGTCAGCTTCAGCCATTTTGGACAAAATGGCTTCATGCAGTTCTTTAGGGCTGGCCGCGGTGATAACCTCACCATTGACCAGTGCAAAAGGGGTAATGCTGCATTGTCCGCAATTGCTGAGGCAGCCGTATTCGATGACGTCATAGTCCATATTCTCTTCAAGCTCTTCAAAGAGCTCATCCGTACCAAAGTGCATGTTATTGGTACAAAATTCAATAATCGGTCTCAATTTATTCACCTGCTTTTGGTTTGACCATTTTATTTTGGCGTAATTTATACTATAATAAAGGGAAGGAAAGGAGTTGATAATATGAGCGAAAACGTACAAAGCAGCACCATGTATGATGAAGTCTCTGACGTGCTCGATAAACTTCGTCCGTTCCTGCAGCGCGATGGCGGTGACGTGGAATTGGTCGATGTCGAAGACGGTATTGTGAAACTGAAATTGATGGGTGCTTGCGGTAGTTGCCCAAGCTCCACCATCACACTAAAAGCAGGGATCGAACGCGCGCTAGTCGAAGAAGTCGAAGGCGTAGAAGAAGTCGTTCAAGTATTCTAATATCCCATATCATCATATAAGAGAGTCCCGAAGCTTCTGTCATGTGCAGAAGCCGGGACTCTTTTTTTTGGAGACACTTCGGACTTCTCGCGCTCAATCCCCATCCTTGATGGTCGGTCTTATCGGATCCAATCCGCCGGAAATATCCATAATATTACCGGTAATAAAGTCCGATTGCTCCAAACATAAGAAATGTATGACTCTTGCAACGTCTTCCCCGCTGCCAGGTCTGCCCCGAGGGGTCTCCTTATCAACGAGCCCGCTGACCGCTTCAATCGTCATTTCTTTATGATCTCCTCTAATATCCCCCGGACAGATCATATTCACTGTAATTCCATAAGGTGCTTCCTCGACGGCCAATGTCTTCGTGAACGAAACCAGTCCTACCTTGGCAGCCGCATACACCGCACGCTGCGGCCAGGATCTTGCCTCTCCTGCATGGCTGAATCCAAAGTGAATGATGCGGCCCCATTTCTTGCGCCGCATGGAAGGCAGCACCCGATGATCAAGGAGCATCGTACCGACCAGATTGCCCTGCATCAGCATCATAATCTCTTCTTGCTTATATTCAGCAAACAGCCTCCGCTCACGAATGAACGGTCCTGCATTGTTAATCAGTATGTCCACTTCTCCAAGTTCCTTCTCAACCGTGGTGACGAGTCGCTCTGTATCATCGGCTATACAGACATCCGCTTGTACCGCAATA
This sequence is a window from Paenibacillus urinalis. Protein-coding genes within it:
- a CDS encoding NAD(P)/FAD-dependent oxidoreductase, producing the protein MKNIVVLGGGYGGLTIVKHLIEGALPKDVHITLVDRMPFQGLKTEYYALAAGTVSDYDLRVQYPVHHQLEYRYGEVTSIDLDAKSISLQNEEMIEYDQLVIGLGCTDRFHGTPGAEEHSCTIQSFKSTRETYMRLSELKPYANVHIVGGGLSGVEMAAEIRESRADLNVTILDRGERVLSAFPQRLSAYVGEWFSEHQVEIKNHISVSRVEPGSIYNRDEEIMTDAIVWTAGIQPVQLVQDLPVEKDPSGRVKLNEYYQIPEYKEVYVVGDCASLPFAPSAQAAEVQGEQIAHVISALLRNEEPKIEVLRLRGTLGALGKKAGFGLMGKTSMMGRVPRILKSGVLWMSKRHLG
- a CDS encoding YuzB family protein, with amino-acid sequence MRPIIEFCTNNMHFGTDELFEELEENMDYDVIEYGCLSNCGQCSITPFALVNGEVITAASPKELHEAILSKMAEADAWDDLDI
- a CDS encoding NifU family protein, with product MSENVQSSTMYDEVSDVLDKLRPFLQRDGGDVELVDVEDGIVKLKLMGACGSCPSSTITLKAGIERALVEEVEGVEEVVQVF